In Holophagales bacterium, one DNA window encodes the following:
- a CDS encoding ABC transporter ATP-binding protein, whose product MSVAVSARALAKSYRDGSRTVEVLRGADLEVAAGELIAVVGPSGSGKSTLLHLLGGLDTADGGEITVGGRRIDRLPPPELAAFRARTVGFVFQFYQLLADFTALENVVLPARIARSPLPAAERRARELLAAVGLAERFDHFPNQLSGGEQQRVALCRALLLEPPLLLADEPTGNLDPASGELVFEQLLALRRAHGTTALLVTHNPEMAGRCARVLSLEMGQLHALSY is encoded by the coding sequence ATGAGCGTCGCGGTGAGTGCCCGGGCGCTCGCGAAGAGCTACCGCGACGGGTCGAGGACCGTCGAGGTGCTGCGCGGCGCGGATCTCGAGGTCGCCGCCGGGGAGCTGATCGCCGTGGTCGGCCCCTCCGGATCGGGGAAGTCGACGCTCCTTCATCTCCTGGGGGGGCTCGACACGGCCGACGGCGGCGAGATCACGGTCGGCGGACGTCGGATCGATCGGCTCCCGCCGCCGGAGCTCGCGGCCTTCCGGGCCCGCACGGTGGGGTTCGTCTTCCAGTTCTACCAGTTGCTCGCCGATTTCACCGCGCTCGAGAACGTCGTCCTGCCGGCTCGCATCGCGCGCTCGCCGCTGCCGGCCGCCGAACGGCGGGCCCGTGAGCTGCTCGCGGCCGTCGGACTCGCCGAACGCTTCGACCACTTCCCGAACCAGCTGTCGGGCGGCGAGCAACAGCGCGTGGCGCTCTGCCGCGCCCTGCTGCTCGAGCCGCCGCTCCTGCTCGCCGACGAGCCGACCGGCAACCTCGATCCGGCCAGCGGTGAGCTGGTCTTCGAGCAGCTCCTCGCGCTGCGCCGCGCCCACGGGACCACCGCGCTGCTGGTCACCCACAACCCGGAGATGGCGGGTCGCTGTGCTAGAGTCCTGAGTTTGGAGATGGGGCAACTCCATGCGCTATCGTACTGA
- the lpxD gene encoding UDP-3-O-(3-hydroxymyristoyl)glucosamine N-acyltransferase, with protein MRRRLAELAGWVGGALEGDGELPILGLRGLAEAGPEDLSFLANPRYRAQAVASRAGALLVRERLEGFAGAQVVVGDPYRAFAAILARLNPPAPLPPGIHPTAIVGVGAEVDAAAHLGPFAVIGERSRVAAGAVVHPHVVVGRDCAVGEGCVLHPHVVLYDGTKLGQRVVVHAGTVLGSDGFGYAAEGGVPVKIPQVGHVEVGDDVEIGANTAIDRATLGVTSIGAHSKIDNLVQIAHNVSVGRAAILCGQAGIAGSARLGDGVVLAGQAGVVGHVELGNGVRVAAKSAVFDSVPAGTQVAGIPAEEAGAWRRQVVMLKRLVDLGRRLRRLERRADTSAAGREETAVE; from the coding sequence ATGAGGCGCCGGCTGGCCGAGCTGGCCGGATGGGTCGGCGGCGCCCTCGAAGGCGACGGCGAGTTGCCGATCCTCGGTCTGCGCGGCCTCGCCGAGGCCGGGCCGGAGGACCTGTCGTTCCTCGCCAATCCACGCTACCGCGCCCAGGCGGTCGCCAGTCGGGCGGGTGCCCTCCTGGTGCGGGAGAGGCTCGAGGGGTTCGCCGGCGCACAGGTCGTCGTCGGCGATCCCTACCGCGCCTTTGCCGCGATCCTCGCTCGCCTGAACCCGCCAGCCCCGCTTCCGCCGGGGATCCACCCGACCGCCATCGTCGGTGTCGGTGCCGAGGTCGACGCCGCAGCCCATCTCGGCCCGTTCGCCGTCATCGGCGAGCGGAGCCGGGTGGCGGCCGGGGCGGTCGTACATCCGCACGTCGTCGTCGGCCGGGACTGCGCGGTGGGGGAGGGCTGCGTGCTTCACCCGCACGTCGTCCTCTACGACGGGACGAAGCTCGGTCAGCGGGTCGTCGTGCATGCGGGAACCGTTCTCGGCAGCGACGGATTCGGCTACGCCGCCGAGGGCGGTGTGCCGGTGAAGATCCCGCAAGTGGGACACGTCGAGGTGGGCGACGATGTCGAAATCGGCGCCAACACCGCCATCGACCGGGCGACGCTCGGCGTGACCTCGATCGGCGCGCATTCTAAGATCGACAACCTGGTGCAGATCGCGCACAACGTCTCGGTCGGACGGGCGGCGATCCTCTGCGGCCAGGCGGGGATCGCCGGCAGCGCCCGGCTCGGCGACGGTGTCGTGTTGGCCGGGCAGGCGGGCGTCGTCGGGCACGTCGAATTGGGCAACGGCGTGCGCGTCGCCGCCAAGTCCGCCGTGTTCGACTCGGTTCCAGCCGGGACGCAGGTGGCGGGAATTCCCGCCGAGGAGGCCGGCGCCTGGCGGCGCCAGGTCGTCATGTTGAAGCGACTCGTCGACCTGGGACGGCGTCTGCGCCGTCTCGAGCGCCGAGCCGACACGTCGGCCGCCGGCCGGGAGGAGACTGCCGTTGAGTGA
- the lysS gene encoding lysine--tRNA ligase gives MSELDEQIKVRRAKREALRADGIEAYPARSPYDLEPAEVHARHGERDAADLEASPLRLRVPGRLRAVRDMGKTRFLDLHDGRAKLQMIVRPDRLEASSRRALDQADLGDYLLAEGVLVRSRTGELSLMTDGMSLLAKALRPMPEKWHGLADLETRYRQRYLDLVANPESRRVFEIRAEIVRGIRSFLDGRGFLEVETPMMQPMAGGASARPFVTHHNTLDLDLYLRVAPELYLKRLLVGGLHRVYEINRNFRNEGISTQHNPEFTMLEFYWAYSDYRQLMDLTEEMLSGLATAIHGTTELTFREQPLSLARPWRRVSMRDAVARQTGLAAADLDDPAVLTAELTRRGADLPPARTVGHLLMALFEAVVEPTLFQPTFVTDYPVEVSPLAKQSPEDPRFTERFELYLGGMEVANAFSELNDPDVQAERFRSQLAARAAGDDEAHRFDEDYVRALEHGMPPAGGEGIGIDRLTMLLADRSSIRDVILFPLMRPERAG, from the coding sequence ATGTCGGAGCTCGACGAACAGATCAAAGTCCGCCGTGCGAAGCGCGAGGCGTTGCGCGCCGACGGCATCGAAGCCTATCCCGCCCGGTCGCCTTACGATCTCGAGCCGGCCGAGGTCCATGCCCGCCACGGCGAGCGGGACGCTGCGGACCTCGAGGCCTCGCCGCTGCGGTTGCGCGTTCCAGGCCGCCTGCGCGCGGTGCGGGACATGGGCAAGACCCGATTCCTCGACCTTCACGACGGGCGGGCCAAGCTGCAGATGATCGTCCGCCCGGACCGGCTGGAGGCGAGCTCGCGCCGCGCCCTCGATCAGGCCGACCTCGGCGATTACCTCCTGGCGGAAGGCGTGCTGGTGCGCTCGCGGACCGGCGAGCTGTCGCTGATGACCGACGGGATGAGCCTGCTGGCGAAGGCCCTGCGGCCGATGCCGGAGAAGTGGCACGGGCTTGCCGATCTCGAGACGCGCTATCGCCAGCGCTACCTCGACCTGGTCGCCAATCCCGAGTCGCGCCGCGTGTTCGAGATCCGGGCCGAGATCGTCCGCGGCATCCGCTCCTTCCTGGACGGCCGAGGATTCCTGGAGGTGGAGACGCCGATGATGCAGCCGATGGCCGGCGGCGCATCGGCACGCCCGTTCGTCACCCACCACAACACCCTGGATCTCGACCTCTACCTGCGCGTGGCCCCCGAGCTCTACCTCAAGCGGCTACTCGTCGGCGGACTGCACCGTGTCTACGAGATCAATCGCAACTTCCGCAACGAAGGGATCTCGACCCAGCACAACCCCGAGTTCACCATGCTCGAGTTCTACTGGGCGTACAGCGATTACCGACAGCTCATGGACCTCACCGAGGAGATGCTGAGCGGGCTCGCGACGGCGATCCACGGGACCACCGAGCTCACCTTCCGCGAGCAGCCGCTCTCGCTGGCCCGGCCGTGGAGACGCGTCAGCATGCGCGACGCGGTGGCTCGGCAGACCGGCCTGGCGGCGGCGGATCTCGACGACCCCGCCGTGCTCACCGCCGAGCTCACGCGCCGCGGTGCCGACCTGCCGCCGGCGCGCACGGTGGGGCACCTGCTGATGGCGCTCTTCGAGGCGGTGGTCGAGCCGACCCTCTTCCAGCCGACCTTCGTCACCGACTACCCGGTGGAGGTCTCGCCGCTCGCCAAGCAGAGCCCCGAGGATCCTCGGTTCACCGAGCGGTTCGAGCTCTACCTCGGCGGCATGGAGGTCGCCAACGCCTTCAGCGAGTTGAACGATCCGGACGTCCAGGCCGAGCGCTTTCGCTCCCAGTTGGCGGCTCGAGCCGCCGGCGACGACGAGGCCCATCGCTTCGACGAGGACTACGTGCGAGCGCTCGAACACGGCATGCCGCCGGCGGGGGGCGAGGGGATCGGCATCGATCGGCTGACCATGCTGCTCGCCGATCGGAGCTCGATCCGCGACGTGATCCTCTTCCCGCTGATGCGCCCCGAACGGGCCGGGTAG
- the bamA gene encoding outer membrane protein assembly factor BamA codes for MRRGILRLSFAALALGAALAAAPVPAAAAEGKTIVAIEFEGLRSLPPETVKYYLGVAEGKTLDPEALDRAIRQLWQRHLIDDVGVSTEDVAGGVKLHVRIVERPTLKSLEFEGLKKVSRTDVNERIAKDQIDVREGGGLSLGEVARLKAVIEEMYRDKGFRFAEAKYRLDTVSPGERRVVFTIDEGDRVRIQDIKFQGADVFGQWRLRWAMKKTKETGPIIRMLKRDIYNPATFQEDLENVRKLYRSAGYKNVTIGDPSIEVRAMRPNAATPREQKRRLFVGIPIDEGDRWRLGEISIDGNKVFSDESLLRQFKRRHGGWLSSKVVDDGLKQMRELYTNFGHIYAQVEPEIKEREGNVADLVVHVSEGDQYRVGRMEFEGNTTTRDKVLRREFRVQEGTVLNMGAVKNSLFKVNQLGYFKLNEEDPVQFVNFDSEKKTVDLQIRGEESDRTELQVGGGWSEVDGFFGQLSVRTQNFLGRGESVGASFQSGRYRDEYSVSYGVPWFLDRPQSVGLQIFKSDLDYTQLAGQTYKRKSEGATVSYGRSFGLFSSFSIAFTRSRLDDQRSLVNINGEIVEQRYKLNNSSIRPSYSFESRDSRVEPTRGQRVSFSVEYAGGVLGGDNYFVRPEAGYSLFLPVSYQPFKTVFAVNAEAGWVEPINGRELSFLERYFLGGETSLRGFKFRSIWVRDRKGNTIYDEFGFPQGGNKFLQLNLEYHFLVGGPFRVLGFVDAGAVYDNNQSIDFASLRYSAGAELRIFVPVFGAPLRFIYAKNLDPLPDDTFESFQFSIGTTF; via the coding sequence ATGAGAAGAGGAATTCTGCGCCTGAGCTTCGCCGCGCTCGCCCTCGGGGCAGCGCTGGCGGCAGCCCCCGTCCCGGCCGCTGCGGCCGAGGGCAAGACGATCGTCGCCATCGAATTCGAGGGACTGCGCAGTCTCCCCCCGGAGACGGTCAAGTACTACCTCGGGGTCGCCGAAGGCAAGACGCTGGACCCGGAGGCTCTGGATCGCGCGATCCGCCAGCTCTGGCAACGCCACCTGATCGACGACGTCGGCGTCTCGACCGAGGACGTCGCGGGGGGCGTGAAGCTCCACGTACGGATCGTCGAGCGGCCGACCCTGAAGTCGCTGGAGTTCGAGGGGCTCAAGAAGGTCAGCCGAACCGACGTCAACGAACGGATCGCCAAGGACCAGATCGACGTCCGCGAAGGCGGCGGCCTGTCGCTCGGCGAGGTGGCCCGGCTCAAGGCGGTGATCGAGGAGATGTACCGCGACAAGGGCTTTCGCTTCGCCGAGGCGAAGTATCGCCTCGACACGGTCAGTCCCGGCGAGCGCCGCGTGGTCTTCACCATCGACGAGGGCGACCGGGTGCGCATCCAGGACATCAAGTTCCAGGGTGCCGACGTCTTCGGCCAGTGGCGCCTGCGCTGGGCGATGAAGAAGACCAAGGAGACCGGTCCGATCATCCGGATGCTCAAGCGCGACATCTACAACCCGGCGACCTTCCAGGAGGACCTGGAGAACGTCCGCAAGCTCTACCGGAGCGCCGGCTACAAGAACGTCACCATCGGCGACCCGTCGATCGAAGTGCGGGCGATGCGGCCGAACGCCGCCACACCGCGCGAGCAGAAGCGGCGCCTTTTCGTCGGCATCCCGATCGACGAGGGCGATCGCTGGCGGCTCGGCGAGATCTCCATCGACGGCAACAAGGTCTTCTCCGACGAGTCGCTGCTGCGCCAGTTCAAGCGCCGCCACGGCGGCTGGCTGAGCTCGAAGGTGGTCGACGACGGCCTGAAGCAGATGCGCGAGCTGTACACCAATTTCGGCCACATCTACGCGCAGGTCGAGCCCGAGATCAAGGAGCGCGAAGGCAACGTCGCCGATCTCGTGGTGCACGTGAGCGAGGGGGACCAGTACCGCGTCGGACGGATGGAGTTCGAAGGCAACACGACGACGCGCGACAAGGTCCTGCGGCGCGAGTTCCGGGTGCAGGAGGGGACCGTCCTCAACATGGGGGCGGTCAAGAACAGCCTGTTCAAGGTCAACCAGCTCGGCTACTTCAAGCTGAACGAGGAAGACCCGGTCCAGTTCGTCAACTTCGACAGCGAGAAGAAGACGGTCGACCTGCAGATCCGCGGCGAGGAGTCCGATCGTACCGAGCTGCAGGTCGGCGGCGGGTGGAGCGAGGTGGACGGCTTCTTCGGGCAGCTGTCGGTGCGGACGCAGAACTTCCTCGGTCGCGGCGAGTCGGTCGGCGCTTCCTTCCAATCGGGCCGCTACCGTGACGAGTACAGCGTCAGCTACGGTGTGCCGTGGTTCCTCGACCGGCCGCAGTCGGTCGGGCTGCAGATCTTTAAGTCCGACCTTGACTACACGCAGCTCGCCGGGCAGACCTACAAGCGCAAGAGCGAAGGCGCCACGGTGAGCTACGGTCGCTCGTTCGGCCTGTTCAGCTCGTTTTCGATCGCTTTCACCCGGTCGCGCCTCGACGACCAGCGGAGCCTGGTCAACATCAACGGAGAGATCGTCGAGCAGCGCTACAAGCTGAACAACTCGTCGATCCGTCCCTCCTACAGCTTCGAGAGCCGGGACAGCCGGGTCGAGCCGACGCGCGGCCAGCGGGTGAGCTTCTCGGTCGAATACGCCGGGGGCGTGCTCGGCGGCGACAACTACTTCGTCCGTCCCGAGGCGGGCTACTCGCTCTTCCTGCCGGTCAGCTACCAGCCGTTCAAGACGGTGTTCGCCGTCAACGCCGAAGCCGGCTGGGTGGAGCCGATCAACGGGCGCGAGCTGTCGTTCCTCGAGCGCTACTTCCTGGGGGGCGAGACCAGCCTGCGCGGTTTCAAGTTCCGTTCGATCTGGGTGCGCGACCGGAAGGGCAACACCATCTACGACGAGTTCGGCTTCCCGCAGGGCGGCAACAAGTTCCTGCAGCTCAACCTCGAATACCATTTCCTGGTCGGCGGGCCGTTCCGGGTGCTCGGCTTCGTCGACGCCGGGGCGGTCTACGACAACAATCAGTCGATCGATTTCGCTTCGCTGCGCTACTCGGCCGGTGCCGAGCTGCGGATCTTCGTGCCGGTCTTCGGCGCGCCCTTGCGTTTCATCTACGCGAAGAACCTCGACCCGCTCCCGGACGACACGTTCGAGAGCTTCCAGTTCAGCATCGGTACCACGTTCTGA
- a CDS encoding OmpH family outer membrane protein → MKRVRFILPAVCLLALAATAVSPAIAQSGDKPLKIALIDVQRLVTDSAYGKEALAKLKKLNDDKVAEGKAKQDEIEGLRKRLNEGRLSLAEDKIAEMEKQLEDKVISFRRFSDDADRDLQKARDTTLADVERKVMPVIEQVGKEFGYTLVFNKFQSGLVYADDSTDITQLVVQRFDAAKGK, encoded by the coding sequence ATGAAGCGCGTGCGATTCATCCTCCCCGCCGTCTGCCTCCTCGCTCTCGCGGCGACCGCCGTTTCGCCGGCGATCGCCCAGAGTGGAGACAAGCCGTTGAAGATCGCCCTCATCGACGTCCAGCGGCTGGTCACGGACTCGGCCTACGGCAAGGAGGCGTTGGCGAAGCTGAAGAAGCTCAACGACGACAAGGTTGCCGAAGGGAAGGCCAAGCAGGACGAGATCGAAGGCCTGCGCAAGCGACTCAACGAAGGGCGCCTCTCGCTGGCCGAGGACAAGATCGCCGAGATGGAAAAGCAGCTCGAGGATAAGGTGATCTCGTTCCGCCGCTTCTCCGACGACGCCGACCGCGATCTGCAGAAGGCGCGCGACACCACGCTGGCGGACGTCGAACGGAAGGTCATGCCGGTGATCGAGCAGGTGGGCAAGGAGTTCGGCTACACGCTGGTGTTCAACAAGTTCCAGAGCGGGCTGGTCTACGCCGACGACTCGACGGACATCACCCAGCTCGTGGTGCAGCGGTTCGACGCCGCCAAGGGGAAGTGA
- a CDS encoding ABC transporter permease: MPFPLLLALRYLRSTRRDAATSFLSAVAVAGIALGVAALVLALAALDGLQQALRGEILSRTAQIEIELPPGVDGAEGLALVRRQSGVVEAQELLRGRGWVAANGAVREVEIVGYSARLPRSFPGADAGLAGVVVGSGLAARLGLRPGERLDLVSARPTLSPLGPIPRQLSLAIAGVFRSGRTERVDRIAVPIAEAARLLPGAVPRIEVVASDLDAALDLADTLRAALPPGARVLTWQDLNRPLFFALRLERAVMFAGVFLIVVVAALALVADLALVQSAKWREVGALAAMGATGRDLGRAFTLLGGMLAGLGSVAGGGVGAGVAWLLDRHHLVRLPGEVYFIDYLPFAASPIEVLAVVGLALSLAVAFSAYAARRVALARPAEAIRR, translated from the coding sequence ATGCCGTTCCCGCTCCTGCTCGCCTTGCGCTACCTGCGCAGCACGCGCCGCGATGCCGCGACCAGCTTCCTCTCGGCGGTGGCGGTGGCCGGCATCGCCCTGGGTGTCGCGGCGCTGGTCCTGGCGCTGGCGGCGCTCGACGGGTTGCAGCAGGCGCTGCGCGGCGAGATCCTCTCGCGCACGGCGCAGATCGAGATCGAGCTCCCACCCGGTGTCGACGGTGCGGAGGGGCTGGCGCTCGTCCGCCGCCAGTCGGGTGTCGTGGAGGCGCAAGAGCTCCTGCGAGGGCGTGGCTGGGTGGCGGCCAACGGGGCGGTGCGCGAGGTCGAGATCGTCGGCTACTCGGCGCGGTTGCCCCGCTCGTTTCCCGGCGCCGACGCCGGGCTCGCGGGCGTCGTCGTCGGTTCGGGCCTCGCCGCGCGACTCGGGTTGCGGCCCGGCGAACGGCTCGATCTCGTCTCGGCGCGGCCGACGCTCTCGCCGCTCGGGCCGATTCCACGCCAGCTTTCGCTGGCGATCGCCGGCGTCTTCCGCAGCGGGCGGACCGAGCGCGTCGATCGCATCGCGGTGCCGATCGCCGAGGCGGCGCGACTGCTGCCCGGCGCCGTGCCGCGGATCGAGGTCGTCGCCAGCGACCTCGACGCGGCGCTCGACCTCGCCGACACGCTTCGCGCCGCCCTGCCGCCCGGGGCGCGGGTTCTCACCTGGCAGGATCTCAATCGCCCCCTCTTCTTTGCCCTGCGGCTGGAGCGCGCCGTGATGTTCGCCGGGGTCTTCCTGATCGTCGTGGTGGCGGCGCTGGCGCTGGTGGCCGACCTCGCCCTGGTCCAATCGGCCAAGTGGCGTGAGGTCGGCGCGCTCGCGGCGATGGGGGCGACCGGGCGCGATCTCGGCCGAGCCTTCACGCTGCTCGGGGGGATGCTCGCCGGCCTGGGGTCGGTCGCCGGTGGGGGAGTGGGCGCCGGAGTCGCCTGGTTGCTCGATCGCCACCATCTGGTCCGTCTCCCCGGGGAGGTCTACTTCATCGACTACCTGCCCTTCGCCGCGAGTCCCATCGAGGTCCTGGCCGTCGTCGGCCTGGCACTCTCCCTCGCCGTCGCCTTCTCGGCCTACGCCGCCCGCCGGGTGGCGTTGGCGCGCCCTGCGGAGGCGATCCGCCGATGA
- the fabZ gene encoding 3-hydroxyacyl-ACP dehydratase FabZ yields MSDQPHRWDSLWVQSVLPHRYPFLLVDRVLEMEPKKRIVAIKNFTINEEFFQGHFPHHPVVPGVLLVEAMAQAGGILLMHDATDRANKLLYFLGIDRARFRHPVVPGDQARFEVEVIRLRQSHCHVRGRTLVDGRLCAEADMLSTIMNYRQAEEAEK; encoded by the coding sequence TTGAGTGATCAGCCGCATCGCTGGGACAGCCTCTGGGTGCAGTCGGTGCTGCCGCACCGCTATCCGTTCCTGTTGGTCGACCGTGTCCTCGAGATGGAGCCGAAGAAAAGGATCGTGGCGATCAAGAACTTCACCATCAACGAGGAGTTCTTCCAGGGGCACTTCCCCCACCATCCGGTCGTGCCCGGTGTGCTGCTGGTGGAGGCGATGGCCCAGGCGGGTGGCATCCTCCTGATGCACGACGCCACGGACCGCGCCAACAAGCTGCTCTACTTCCTCGGGATCGACCGGGCACGCTTCCGCCATCCGGTGGTTCCGGGCGATCAGGCGCGCTTCGAGGTCGAGGTCATCCGCCTGCGGCAGTCGCATTGCCACGTCCGCGGGCGAACGCTGGTCGACGGACGCCTTTGCGCCGAGGCCGACATGCTGTCGACGATCATGAACTACCGCCAGGCGGAGGAGGCCGAGAAATGA
- a CDS encoding ATP-dependent Clp protease ATP-binding subunit has protein sequence MFEKYNEKARRALFFARYEASKLGSRVIESEHILLGILREGEESVIELLRRFSLRAEDLRREIEGEKVFVERISSTAELPLSEESKKILAYASHEADSMTHPAVGSEHLLVGIMRVEGCMAMRILAQHNLDVFALREEVLSLAKERDASQQKKDLPFVTEYGRDLTALAAQGGFDPLVGRDKEVDRIVQILSRRTKNNPILLGEPGVGKTAIIEGLAQRIVEGQVPVFLASKKVVALDLSLIVAGTKYRGQFEERLKGILKELRESRDIIVFIDEIHSLIGAGSAEGSLDAANILKPALSRGEIACIGATTLKEYRKYIEKDRSLLRRFQAIQVNPPSNEDTYGILEGIRDRYESFHKVRYQDDALRTAIYQSSRYITDRHQPDKAIDVIDEAGAKVKLRRVRGTQHLKRLEQEIRQVVKDMKAAISEKQFERAVYLREREIELREDFERTGAASDDQGVLEVTRRDIEEVISAWTGIPLANLERDEAEKLLHMEETLQQRVVGQDRAISAISRAIRRSRLGVGNPQRPVGSFIFLGPSGVGKTEVARRLSEFLFGSQTALVRFDMSEYMEKHAVSKLIGSPPGYVGHEEGGQLTERVRRQPYSVILFDEIEKAHSDVANLLLQILDDGTLTDAYGNQVDFRNTLILMTSNIGSKLVLRGGRMGFAGSDRDEAFRRIEDEILSELRRTFSPEFINRVDEVIVFNPLSEAELRAIVDILLADVNETLSQRHLRVEVSLEAREWLLARAGLDPSTGARPLRRTIQRHVQDAVSEILIQRRDEEVESVEVTIAGGELKFVPRMREAARADA, from the coding sequence ATGTTTGAGAAGTACAACGAGAAGGCGCGGCGCGCCCTCTTCTTCGCGCGCTACGAGGCCTCCAAGCTCGGCAGCCGGGTGATCGAATCCGAGCACATCCTGCTCGGCATCCTGCGCGAAGGCGAGGAGAGCGTCATCGAGTTGCTGCGGCGGTTCAGCCTGCGGGCCGAAGACCTGCGCCGCGAGATCGAAGGCGAAAAGGTCTTCGTCGAACGCATCTCTTCGACCGCCGAGCTGCCGCTCTCCGAGGAATCCAAGAAGATCCTCGCCTACGCCTCCCACGAAGCCGACAGCATGACCCACCCCGCGGTCGGCTCCGAGCACCTGCTCGTCGGCATCATGAGGGTCGAGGGCTGCATGGCGATGCGCATCCTCGCGCAGCACAACCTCGACGTCTTCGCGCTACGCGAGGAGGTCCTGTCGCTCGCCAAGGAGCGCGACGCCTCGCAGCAGAAGAAGGACCTGCCGTTCGTCACCGAGTACGGCCGCGATCTCACGGCGCTCGCCGCCCAGGGCGGCTTCGACCCGCTGGTGGGGCGCGACAAGGAGGTCGATCGGATCGTCCAGATCCTGTCGCGTCGCACCAAGAACAACCCGATCCTGCTCGGCGAGCCGGGGGTCGGCAAGACCGCGATCATCGAAGGCCTGGCGCAGCGCATCGTCGAGGGGCAGGTGCCGGTTTTCCTGGCATCGAAGAAGGTCGTCGCCCTCGACCTCTCGCTGATCGTCGCCGGCACGAAGTACCGCGGGCAGTTCGAGGAGCGGCTCAAGGGGATTCTCAAGGAGCTGCGCGAGTCGCGCGACATCATCGTCTTCATCGACGAGATCCACTCGCTGATCGGCGCCGGTTCCGCCGAGGGCTCGCTCGACGCCGCGAATATCCTCAAGCCGGCGCTGTCGCGCGGAGAGATCGCCTGCATCGGCGCGACGACGCTCAAGGAGTACCGCAAGTACATCGAGAAGGACCGCTCGCTGTTGCGCCGATTCCAGGCGATCCAGGTCAACCCGCCGAGCAACGAGGACACCTACGGCATCCTCGAGGGGATTCGCGACCGCTACGAGAGCTTCCACAAGGTCCGCTACCAGGACGACGCCCTGCGGACCGCGATCTACCAGTCGTCGCGCTACATCACCGACCGGCACCAGCCGGACAAGGCGATCGACGTCATCGACGAGGCGGGGGCGAAGGTCAAGCTGCGGCGCGTCCGCGGTACCCAGCACCTGAAGCGGCTCGAGCAGGAGATCCGCCAGGTGGTCAAGGACATGAAGGCGGCGATCTCGGAGAAGCAGTTCGAGCGAGCGGTCTATCTGCGCGAGCGGGAGATCGAGCTGCGCGAGGACTTCGAGCGGACCGGCGCGGCGTCCGACGACCAGGGCGTCCTCGAAGTCACCCGGCGCGACATCGAAGAGGTCATCTCGGCCTGGACCGGGATTCCGCTGGCCAACCTCGAGCGCGACGAAGCCGAGAAGCTGCTGCACATGGAGGAGACGCTGCAGCAGCGGGTGGTCGGACAGGACCGGGCGATCAGCGCCATCTCCCGCGCCATTCGGCGCTCGCGGCTGGGCGTCGGCAATCCGCAACGTCCGGTCGGTTCGTTCATCTTCCTCGGGCCCTCGGGGGTGGGGAAGACGGAGGTGGCGCGGCGTCTCTCGGAGTTCCTCTTCGGCAGCCAGACCGCGCTGGTGCGTTTCGACATGTCCGAGTACATGGAGAAGCACGCCGTCTCGAAGCTGATTGGCTCGCCTCCTGGCTACGTCGGCCACGAGGAGGGTGGCCAGCTCACCGAGCGGGTGCGGCGGCAGCCGTACTCGGTCATCCTCTTCGACGAGATCGAGAAGGCGCACTCCGACGTCGCCAACCTGCTGCTGCAGATCCTCGACGACGGCACGCTGACCGACGCTTACGGCAATCAGGTCGACTTCCGCAACACGCTGATCCTGATGACCTCCAACATCGGCAGCAAGCTGGTGTTGCGCGGCGGTCGCATGGGATTCGCCGGAAGCGATCGCGACGAGGCGTTCCGGCGGATCGAGGACGAGATCCTCTCCGAGCTGCGACGGACGTTCAGCCCGGAGTTCATCAACCGGGTCGACGAGGTGATCGTCTTCAACCCGCTCTCCGAGGCCGAGTTGCGCGCCATCGTCGACATCCTGCTCGCCGACGTCAACGAGACGCTCTCGCAACGGCACCTGCGGGTGGAGGTCTCCCTCGAGGCGCGGGAGTGGCTGCTGGCCCGCGCGGGGCTCGACCCCTCGACGGGGGCGCGACCGCTGCGGCGAACCATCCAGCGGCACGTCCAGGACGCGGTGTCGGAGATCCTGATCCAGCGTCGGGACGAAGAGGTCGAATCGGTCGAGGTGACGATCGCCGGGGGCGAGCTGAAGTTCGTCCCCCGGATGCGGGAGGCGGCGCGCGCGGACGCCTGA